The DNA region AAGATTCCTGCATTTATCGTAACTCTTGCTTTGATGACAGTTTTGCGTGGTATGGCATTTGTCTATACAACGGGTCGTCCAATTTATGTGGATATAGAATCTTTTAGAATGCTAGGGCGCGGCTATATCGGTCCGATTCCTATTCCTGTAATACTAATGGTGATTGTTGGGGTAACTGGTCATTGGTTGCTCAAAAAAACAAGTTTTGGTCGTCATGTTTATGCGGTAGGTGGAAACGAGGAAGCTGCTCGGTTGTGTGGAATCAATATTAATAAGACATTAGTTGGTGTATATGCATATGCGGGATTAATGACAGCATTAAGCGGTATAATTTTAGCCTCTCGACTTTCAACGGGTTCACCAAATGCAGGAGAAGGTGCAGAACTGGATGCTATAGCTGCTGTTGTGCTTGGTGGAACAAGCTTAATGGGTGGTGTTGGATCTATTGGCGGAACCTTTATGGGTGTTGCGATTATCGGTATTATGAACAATGGACTAAATTTAATGAATGTTTCCTCTTATAATCAAATGATGATAAAAGGTTTAGTAATTTTGTTAGCGGTATGGGTCAATAATTTAAAAATGAAAAAATCCAAAAAAAATGTTTAGGTAATGAAAGACTAACTATTAAAAGTCAAGTAGGAAATCATTGGAGTACAGAAAAATATTTTGATACATGAACATTGAAAACTGCATGACGAACAGAGCATCCTTTCTGGTGCTCTAAAGAATACATGAACTCTGAGGACTAAGCAGTTTTAATATAGAGCTGACCAGTTTTTTCGAGGTGGTAGATTATTCTAACCAACTTCTTTGCAGCGTGAGAGATGGCAACATTATAGTGTTTACCTTCTGCTCTTTTCTTGGCGAAGTATGCTGAAAACGTTGGATCCCATATACAAACATACTTCGTTGCATTGAATAATGCGTAGCGGAGATATCGTGAACCGCGCTTTTCCAAGTGGGAATAGCTTGATTCAAACTTTCCGGATTGATAAGTAGATGGTGATAACCCTGCATATGCAAGGATTTTGTCAGGAGAAGAAAAGCAAGAGAAATCACCAATTTCAGCAATAATCATTGCGCCCATACGATAACTTATGCCAGGGATACTGAGGATTGGTGAATTGATCTCATCCATCATTGCTTCAATAATACCTTCAATTTCGCTGATTTCAGAACTTAATTCTTGAATATGCCGGATTGTATGTTTCAGTTCAAGAGATTTAGCTGGCATATTAGAGCCGATAGAACTTCTGGCTGCATCGCGGATTAGAATGGCTGTATCCCTTGAATAATGCCCTCTGGAGGAGATTTCCAGAAGATGTATTAAGTGAGTAAGGTGCGATGAGGCGATAGCTGATGCACTCGGAAATTCAGAGAGTAATGCATAAACCGAAGCAAGATGAAGTGTAGGAACCAAGTGTTCCAGTTCGGGGAAAAGGATGGTTACAAGTCGCTTTATAGAGACTTTCAGTTTTGAACGATCAGCGACAGTTTTGAAGCGATAGCGTGTTAATGACTTCAATTCTTCATTGTGATAAGATGTATCTGAGTAGGACTTTAAGTTCACATCAGACATCATCATAGAAGCAATCACTCTTGCATCAACCTTATCTGTTTTGGTCTGTCTAAGGCTTAGACTTTTTCTGTACAGATTAGAATGTAAGGGATTGATAATATAGGTCGGCAAACCTTTATCAAGAAGATATCCAAGAAGATTGTAACTATAGTGTCCAGTGGCTTCTAGTCCTACTTTTACTTTAGATAAATCTTCAGTAGTGGATTGGATCTTCTGGATAAGAGATTCAAAACCGACAAGGGTGTTTGAGATGGTGAAGGCATCAAACAGGATTTCACCATCTGAGTTTGTGATAAAGCAATCATGTTTATCTTTTGCAACATCAATACCAACAAAAATCATAAAAACCTCCATTGAAATATATTCGATACTGTTTTAGACCACGGTTGCTCTTTGCGATTGTAACCTCGTTCTAAATAAACCGTCATGCGGTATCTAACTGATTAACAAATGAACAAAGAGACTGTGGTTAGAGCCTTTACAAAACCATCAAGTGGTAGGAGATAAAAACTAATCCACAGTATCTAAAACAAGCATAGCCTAACCTATAGAAAAGGTAAAGAATGGCTATGACTATATAATACGAGGAGTAACATATGAAACAAATAGGAATTCTTCCGGAGAAAAAAAACGCTATTGAAAGTATTTTCAATAAAAAGAAAGCTGTAATTGGCATGATTCATACTAAAGCATTGCCAGGAGCACCACGCTATAATGGTGAAACTATGGAAGAAATTATTGAATTTTCCATTAGGGATGCTTTAGCACTTAAAGAAGGAGGAGTGGATGGTCTGATGTTTGAAAATGCTTGGGATATTCCATTTTCTAAACCTGAAGATATTGGTTTTGAAACAGTATCTGCTCTTGCTGTACTGGCAAAGGAAGTCACACGACAGGTTAATCTTCCATTTGGTTTCAATTTTTTAGCTAACGGTGTTTTGGCTGCTTTAGCGGCAGCTAAAGTTACAGAAGCCCAGTGGGTTAGATCGAATCAATGGGTGAACGCTTATGTTGCAAACGAAGGAATTATTGAAGGGGCATCAGCAAAGGCTATGCGTTATAAGAGTATGCTTCGTGACAAGGACATTAAAATCTTTGCAGATGTGCATGTTAAGCATGGAAGTCATGCGATTGTGGCAGACCGTTCGTTGGGCGAGCAAACGCGCGACAATATATTCTTTGATGCAGATGTATTGATTGCCACAGGTAGCCGAACAGGCGATGCCACACACATCGATGAACTTAGAGGTATTTTTGAAAATACAAATTTACCAGTTATTGTTGGAAGTGGTATTACACCTGAAAATGCAGACGAAATATTAAAATATGCAAGTGGAGTTATTGTTGGTTCTAATTTAAAAGAGGATGGTGTATGGTGGAATCCGGTAAGCTTAGAACGTACAAAGCGGTTAATGGATGTTGTTAATAAGCATCGATAGACAATATATAAAAAGAAGGAGATTGTATGTCAAAAGTTGAGGTAATTTGCTATGGAGATATTAATGTAGATTATGTTGGGAATATGAACCGCTTACCCGAGGTAGATGAAGAACTTCCAATAGAAAACCTTACTATTCACTGCGGTGGAGCGGCAACCAATGTAGCTGTTGGATTGGCTCGGCTTGGCCATAGCGTATCTTTTTTGGGATGTACAGGTGATGATGAAATTGGTAAACGTTTACTTTCTGAGCTAGCTGAAGACGGCGTAATTATTTCTAATGTTATTGTCAAAGAAGATATGAATACAGGCATGGCGATTGCAATTCTTGATAATGAAGGAGAACGACGTCTAATGACCTACTCTGGTGCCAATAATAAGATGGAAGTAAGAGATATCAGTGAGAATATATTTGAAGATGCTCGCATTTTTCATTTGAGTAGCCCACAACTACATATGGTAGAGCCATTATTAAAATATGCAAAAGAAAAGGGTCTCATAACTTCTTTTGATCCTGGTAGTATTATTTGCAGGTTAGGCATCTCGGTGATTGAACCTTTATTACATTTAGTTGATGTATTATTTTTAAATCAAGTTGAATACCAACAGCTCATGGGTAGTAAAATCCCATCAAATCTTAGATATTTTTGTGACTTAGGTTGCAAAATGGTTATCTATAAAAAAGGACGAGAGGGAAGCATCTTATTGACAAAGGAAGGTCTTAGTACAGAGTTGCCAGGGTTTGATGTCGTATCTGTGGATTCGACAGGTGCTGGAGATGCATTTGCGGCGGGTTTCCTTAGCGCGATGCTTCGCAATGAAGAAATGGATATGATTATTCTTTCTGCTAATGCAATGGGAGCGATTGCTGTAACTGCACGTGGTGCAAAAGTGGCACTTCCTGATAGAAATAAACTTGAAAAATTTATATATAATCATAAATGACTACAAAATAATTAGAAGATTTTTCTAAAAAGCGACCAAACAAATTTTTAACTCTAAAAAGAAGGTATTGACCTTCTTTTTTTTGATATGAATTGGTACTGGTTTGTGGTCTTATAATAATTTCCATATTTGAAGTTTTTATTATTGTAATTCAAATATTTTATGTATGTCATAACGTCTTTTAAAGGCACTGGTAAAGAATATGATTACAAAGATGTTGTAACCTTAATCAAGATTATCTGTGATTGAAGCCTGATTTTAGTTAGATAGTGAAATCTAAAAAGTGTAAGAATGAAGTACTTGATTAATGGTTTTGCTTTCTGTATGATACTGCTTAGGACAAATACTTATAATCATCGGTCCAACTTATTTCTATAGAATATGGAGTCATGACTATGTTAGTGAATCGTATTTATTTTATATTTGTTACATTTTTCACAATGATTACGTTTAGCTTATTGCTGGACAACCCAATACTAGCCGGTGTCATCACCCTAATACTTATCAGTACCGGATATATTGTGATTGCCTTATTTAGGAATAAGAAAAGGCTACACCTTTTAGAAGACCTATGTGACCCAAAGGCTTTTATCGAAGCAACGGAGCACCAAAGAGGGATAACTGGAAAAGACCCCAAAATAAATGCTTATCTTAATGTGGATCACAGTGCCGGTTTGATTCTATTAGGCAAATATCACGAGGCAAAGGATCGGTTGCTTTCAATTGACCCCAAATATCTCTCCCCAAAAAATGGAACCTTACTTATTTATAACATTAACTTAATTTCTTGCTATTATGGACTGGGTGATGTTACTGAAGCTGATAACCTATATGAGGCAAAAATGCCATTGCTCTCACCAATTAATTCTAAGCTAACCCTATATACAAAACTATTAATTGCTGAGCGATTTTATATTCATGGAAAACTACTTGAAAGCAAGGAAAAATATAAGGCATGTCTAGAAGAAAAAGTAAGCTTACGTCAGCGCCTGTGTATTTTGTATAGCCTTGCACAAATAGATGAAAAATTGGAGGACCTTAAAGCAGCTCAAATAAAGTATGAAGAAGTTGCAAAACTTGGCAATCAGTTATGGGTTGCAAAAGATGCACAACAAAAGCTTCAAGTGCTATCATCATAGGATATATAAATATCATATCCAGTCATAATTTGAACAGATTTGATCGGTATAATCTAATATAAGAAGAAATTGAGTTCTAATATTAGGAGTGTTGGTCATGATTAAATATATGAAAAACCATAAGAAAATCATTATATCTCTAGGAATTGCTACCGTCATAGCAACTTTAGCATATGGCTATAGAAATGATCTTCAAAATATCTTTGAAATTCTATCGGGTGGTACAGTTGACGATCTAGTAACATTGATTCAAAGCTGGGGTATTGGAGCACCCATTGTAAGCATTTTACTGATGGTTTTGCAGGCCTTTATAGCGCCAATTCCTTCTTTTTTAATTGCTGGAGCCAATGGATTGGTCTTTGGCACTATTGGCGGTATGATCATATCTTGGATCGGAGGCATGCTGGGTGCCATGGGTACGTTTTATCTGGCGAGACTACTGGGTGAAAAATTTGTAAAGAAATACGTTCAAAGCAATAGCCTCATGGAAAAGGTAGATGAAATCAGTCAAAAGCACGGTACGAAGGTCGTTTTAATCGGTAGGTTATTACCCTTTATATCCTTTGACTTTTTAAGTTATGCGGCAGGGCTTAGCACCATGAAACCATGGCGATTTTTTCTCGCCACAGCTTTAGGCATGATACCGGGTACTACAGCCTATGTATTACTTGGTAATCAAATATTAAAATACAGCCGTTATACCAATCAAATGTTTTGGATTATAATTGTAATGGTACTTGTCTTTATTGTATATTCCAAGATAAAAAAATGCGTCAGTCAAGTATCTTGAAAGTCACACTGCCATAAAGACTCTAATAAGTAGATTTTATATATCGGATAAATTGTTCGGCCAGTTTGGGATCAAACTGGGTATAGGTACAGCGTCTTATTTCAGCAATGGCTTCATCCGGAGGCATTGCTTTTTTGTAGGGTCGCTCGCTAATCATGGCATCATAGCTGTCGCATAAGTTCAAGATACGTGCACCTAGAGGAATATCATCGCCGGCGATACCACGAGGATAGCCCAACCCATCATACCGTTCATGGTGAGATAATACGATATCTTGTACCTCAGAAAAAGTACCGCAACTCTTTAATACCCTGTATCCCACATCCACATGTTTTTTAATAATATCATATTCAAAAGCTGTTAAACGGCGCGGCAACTCTAATACGGCATAATCAATGGCTATTTTCCCGATATCATGGACAAGACCGGCTGTTTCGTATGCAATGCGCTGGCTGTGGTCATAATCCAAAAAAGAAGTAAACCCAATAATATGCTCTCGAACCCGTTTTACATGTTGTTCTTCTCTTGGATGTTTTTCATGTAAAGTTGACAATATGCCTTTAATTACATTCTGATGATAGTTCTCATTCATCAGTAATTTTTTCTGATACATTCGGTCTTCTGACAACTTTAAGATGTCAAGAATCGGTTCATCCTCACGTTCTTTTACTGCAGCACCAAAAGCAATCGACATATGAATACCATTGACTTTTAAAGTGCTTTCCTGAGATTGAAGACGGTTAAGAATCTTTTCTACCGTAGACTTATCAACTTTGTTCAAGATCACTGCGAACTCATCACCGCCATATCTGGCCACAACTTCATCTTCACGAAAATGTTCCTTAATAAACTTTCCTGCAGCCCTAAGAAGTTGATCGCCCAGAGCATGGCCAAAGGTATCGTTCATTAATTTCAAGCCATTCACATCCGCCATGATGATAGCTAAAGGTAGATGTCTTCGTTGATCCAACCGATCCAGTTCATCATTGAAAAAACGACGGTTATAGAGTCCTGTCAAAGTATCATGGAAGCTCATATACTCAATACGTTTTTTCTGAATAATCTCGTCGGTAATATCTGCAAAGGCGCACTGATAATAGCGCTTACCATCTAAGACAAGAGGATGGCTGATTAATTTATAATAGCGCTTGTGTCCACCAACCGGTAGCATCACTTGATCCACCAATCCAACATCTGTCTTTTCTAACTTGCGCATATGGAAATACAAGGTATCTTGACTTTCCGGGTGAATCATATCCTGAAGCTTCTTACCTTTTTTAATAGTATGCATATATTTCTCACAAAGTTGATTATACTCAAGAATCACAAACTGATCATCCAAATACACATACATCATAGGCGCTTTGTCAAAAAGGACTTCATATTTCCTTTGTATAATCTCAAGTGCACGATAGCTTGCCCGTAGTTCTTCATTCTGGAAAGTGAGTTCTTCATGATATTGAAGCAAATTTTCTACAATGTCTTCATAGGTCTTATCTTCCAAATTCAGGCTATTGTGTTGATTTAAGGTTTCAAGAATTTTTTCTCTTATATTGTCCATAAGGATCACCTCGCATTCGGTATACGTTGGTTTTGACTTAAATCGATTGAAATTGTGTTTATTATGTATTTTCTGTGTTTGTATGGCGCTTCTGAAAAGCAACCAATTCGTTTTGGCTTTTCTTAAGTTGAGTAATGTCAATAAGGGTAAGGATAATACCATCAATGGCATAATTGGTGGTTCGAAAAGGACGTATCTTTGCAAAGTAAGTATTGCCTTTGCCGTCTCTGATTTCTCGCTCAGCTGTATTCAGATTCTCAAGAACATCTTCTATATCATGGAATAGGTCTTTATAAACATCAGCAACCGACAAATGATGAATCGGTCGCCCGATGTCGTTATCGATGATATTTAGAACACGGGTGATCACAGGTGTGATACGCCTTATGCACAAACGGCTATCAAGATAAAGTGCACCTATTTCAGTATTTTTAAGCAGATTATTGAGGTCATTGGTGAGCATCGTTAACTGTTCAATCTTCTGTTGGTGTTCATTGTTGACGGTGTAGAGTTCTTCGTTTACGGATTGAAGTTCCTCATTGGTGCTTTGTAGCTCTTCATTAGAAGCAATCAGTTCTTCATTAGAGGATTGGAGTTCCTCGTTAGAAGTTTCCAGCTCCTCGATAGTGGCCTGTAGGCCTTCTCTTGCCAATTGTAGTTCTAATTCAAGTTGCTTAACCCTTTCTTGACTCTCTTGACTCATATCGATGGTGACTGGGACAGTATTTTTTGCAACCTCAGAAAAAGTAAAGCTAATCAACAAATAATCTTCTTCATGCATTTCAATAAGCGAGCCCTGAATGTTCAGAGTTCGTTCTTCATCATGACCATATAGAATGTTATCAATACGGACAGCTTTACGATCATTTTTTAATCTTCTAAGCAAATTGTTAATATAGAGACTCAGCTCCTTGTTGATGTGGGCCAAAAGTTTATTAGAGAAGCGACCGGTCTGTAAACTGAAAAAAGGTGAAACATCCCCAATAATATGAAGTATGTTTTCCTTATTGTCGACAATCACCGAGGGTGACAGATTCTGTCGTAACACTTCTACCAACATTTGTTCGAACCATAAGTTTTTCCTGCTTTTTAATGAATAACTATCTTGATTACTACCCCGTAAAGACAGATTTGTTTCGATATGGGTATTCATCTCAAGACCGAGTTGAGGTCGATAAGTATCTCGAAAACGGTAAATCTTCCATTTACTATCTATTTTTTCAAAGGCCTCGTGCATATCACCTAAGGATTCACTGCTACCAAGAAACAGATAGCCCCCTCGGTTTAGGGCATAATAAAAATTATTCAGGATTTTTTGTTGATATTCACTTTTTATGTAGATAAAGAGGTTTCGACAAACTAAGAGGTCAAGCTTGCCAAAAGGTGGGTCCTTAAGAATATTGTGTTTGGCAAAGACCACTAACTTTCGTATTTTTTCATTAATCTGATAGCCTTCATTGGTCGTGTTGAAGTATTTAGCGAGGATATGAGGCTCCAAATCTCCTGCAATGCTGGTAGGGTATAAACCTGTGCCCGCATATTCTAGAGCACGGCTATCAATATCGGTTGCAAATAACTTAAGATCGCATTTGAGATTGTGCTGAGTCAAGTACTCACTTATAAAGATTGCTATAGAGTAGACTTCTTCTCCAGTGGAACAACCGGCAGACCAGATACGTATCACGTCTTTGCTATAATCCAATTGACTAAGAACGCCAACAGCTAGGGCTTCAAAAGCTTCTTTGTCTCTAAAAA from Petrocella atlantisensis includes:
- a CDS encoding TVP38/TMEM64 family protein — its product is MIKYMKNHKKIIISLGIATVIATLAYGYRNDLQNIFEILSGGTVDDLVTLIQSWGIGAPIVSILLMVLQAFIAPIPSFLIAGANGLVFGTIGGMIISWIGGMLGAMGTFYLARLLGEKFVKKYVQSNSLMEKVDEISQKHGTKVVLIGRLLPFISFDFLSYAAGLSTMKPWRFFLATALGMIPGTTAYVLLGNQILKYSRYTNQMFWIIIVMVLVFIVYSKIKKCVSQVS
- a CDS encoding diguanylate cyclase domain-containing protein yields the protein MDNIREKILETLNQHNSLNLEDKTYEDIVENLLQYHEELTFQNEELRASYRALEIIQRKYEVLFDKAPMMYVYLDDQFVILEYNQLCEKYMHTIKKGKKLQDMIHPESQDTLYFHMRKLEKTDVGLVDQVMLPVGGHKRYYKLISHPLVLDGKRYYQCAFADITDEIIQKKRIEYMSFHDTLTGLYNRRFFNDELDRLDQRRHLPLAIIMADVNGLKLMNDTFGHALGDQLLRAAGKFIKEHFREDEVVARYGGDEFAVILNKVDKSTVEKILNRLQSQESTLKVNGIHMSIAFGAAVKEREDEPILDILKLSEDRMYQKKLLMNENYHQNVIKGILSTLHEKHPREEQHVKRVREHIIGFTSFLDYDHSQRIAYETAGLVHDIGKIAIDYAVLELPRRLTAFEYDIIKKHVDVGYRVLKSCGTFSEVQDIVLSHHERYDGLGYPRGIAGDDIPLGARILNLCDSYDAMISERPYKKAMPPDEAIAEIRRCTYTQFDPKLAEQFIRYIKSTY
- a CDS encoding carbohydrate kinase family protein — translated: MSKVEVICYGDINVDYVGNMNRLPEVDEELPIENLTIHCGGAATNVAVGLARLGHSVSFLGCTGDDEIGKRLLSELAEDGVIISNVIVKEDMNTGMAIAILDNEGERRLMTYSGANNKMEVRDISENIFEDARIFHLSSPQLHMVEPLLKYAKEKGLITSFDPGSIICRLGISVIEPLLHLVDVLFLNQVEYQQLMGSKIPSNLRYFCDLGCKMVIYKKGREGSILLTKEGLSTELPGFDVVSVDSTGAGDAFAAGFLSAMLRNEEMDMIILSANAMGAIAVTARGAKVALPDRNKLEKFIYNHK
- a CDS encoding chemotaxis protein CheB, whose amino-acid sequence is MVDEQYYVGIGASAGGLEALELFFKAMPDDSGLIFVVVQHLSPDYKSLMNELLARHTKMEILVAEDQMMTEPNKIYLIPPRHNLTMVDGRLLLKPQVYEKHQLILPIDIFFRSLAKDQEKHAIAVVLSGTGSDGTLGIREIKEMGGMVMAQDEESSKFDGMPKSSIATGLVDFILPPQRMTTEIMKYIKYPATLGMEKEIQRNNYDDLTKICHLLKSFTNVDFTSYKESTLIRRIERRIKLNDCEDTTHYIQLLAESDKEKETLYRELLIGVTSFFRDKEAFEALAVGVLSQLDYSKDVIRIWSAGCSTGEEVYSIAIFISEYLTQHNLKCDLKLFATDIDSRALEYAGTGLYPTSIAGDLEPHILAKYFNTTNEGYQINEKIRKLVVFAKHNILKDPPFGKLDLLVCRNLFIYIKSEYQQKILNNFYYALNRGGYLFLGSSESLGDMHEAFEKIDSKWKIYRFRDTYRPQLGLEMNTHIETNLSLRGSNQDSYSLKSRKNLWFEQMLVEVLRQNLSPSVIVDNKENILHIIGDVSPFFSLQTGRFSNKLLAHINKELSLYINNLLRRLKNDRKAVRIDNILYGHDEERTLNIQGSLIEMHEEDYLLISFTFSEVAKNTVPVTIDMSQESQERVKQLELELQLAREGLQATIEELETSNEELQSSNEELIASNEELQSTNEELQSVNEELYTVNNEHQQKIEQLTMLTNDLNNLLKNTEIGALYLDSRLCIRRITPVITRVLNIIDNDIGRPIHHLSVADVYKDLFHDIEDVLENLNTAEREIRDGKGNTYFAKIRPFRTTNYAIDGIILTLIDITQLKKSQNELVAFQKRHTNTENT
- a CDS encoding BtpA/SgcQ family protein, producing MKQIGILPEKKNAIESIFNKKKAVIGMIHTKALPGAPRYNGETMEEIIEFSIRDALALKEGGVDGLMFENAWDIPFSKPEDIGFETVSALAVLAKEVTRQVNLPFGFNFLANGVLAALAAAKVTEAQWVRSNQWVNAYVANEGIIEGASAKAMRYKSMLRDKDIKIFADVHVKHGSHAIVADRSLGEQTRDNIFFDADVLIATGSRTGDATHIDELRGIFENTNLPVIVGSGITPENADEILKYASGVIVGSNLKEDGVWWNPVSLERTKRLMDVVNKHR
- a CDS encoding ABC transporter permease, with protein sequence MNNNKSLKKETGLSYRKMKDGIHTFLKEKSSAGIGLILTFSIISLMTDKFLTAENLLNVARQASTNAIVAVGMTFVIITTGIDLSAGAVLALVGTVVAGMIMSYGLPIPIAIAIALLIGLLIGVGKGLIISTQKIPAFIVTLALMTVLRGMAFVYTTGRPIYVDIESFRMLGRGYIGPIPIPVILMVIVGVTGHWLLKKTSFGRHVYAVGGNEEAARLCGININKTLVGVYAYAGLMTALSGIILASRLSTGSPNAGEGAELDAIAAVVLGGTSLMGGVGSIGGTFMGVAIIGIMNNGLNLMNVSSYNQMMIKGLVILLAVWVNNLKMKKSKKNV
- a CDS encoding IS110 family RNA-guided transposase, producing MIFVGIDVAKDKHDCFITNSDGEILFDAFTISNTLVGFESLIQKIQSTTEDLSKVKVGLEATGHYSYNLLGYLLDKGLPTYIINPLHSNLYRKSLSLRQTKTDKVDARVIASMMMSDVNLKSYSDTSYHNEELKSLTRYRFKTVADRSKLKVSIKRLVTILFPELEHLVPTLHLASVYALLSEFPSASAIASSHLTHLIHLLEISSRGHYSRDTAILIRDAARSSIGSNMPAKSLELKHTIRHIQELSSEISEIEGIIEAMMDEINSPILSIPGISYRMGAMIIAEIGDFSCFSSPDKILAYAGLSPSTYQSGKFESSYSHLEKRGSRYLRYALFNATKYVCIWDPTFSAYFAKKRAEGKHYNVAISHAAKKLVRIIYHLEKTGQLYIKTA